In Pseudophryne corroboree isolate aPseCor3 chromosome 2, aPseCor3.hap2, whole genome shotgun sequence, the sequence tcataaTGACGGAACAACATGACACTAATGTCAGCACCGGTGGCTGTGCGTGCCCGAATGGAGCAGCAATTGCAATGCtccatcgggcgccatctagtggctgccgccaCACAAAACACTTGAGTTCCAACCAGGTGAGGAGCAGCTTTAGCCTTTTATgacagagtattattattattattattattattactattatgccTCTGACAAAGCTCTTCCTATGCCTCTTGCAGGGAGTGAAAAAAAATCTACATGTACTGTAGCCAATTTGGTGGTGTTATCCACTTCAATTAAGTTTAATTTTGCTCTGACAGCTGTAATTGGCTCCTCAGCTTGTTGCTCTGGAGTAGAATGAGCGCTGTAGACCCACGTAGGGATCAAGGTTGCACAACAGGATTTAAAGGAAAAAATCACAAGAATTTGTGCAGTGCACAACAGAAAGAGGTGGTTAAGGAAGAAGGGGATGCCCAAAAGAAGAAATCTCATTCAAGACTTCCTAcagttaaatgtaaaaaaaaaacattcaaatgtgcaagtgTGCCTGCTGACATGCATTATTATTGTTTAATACCTGCGTAGAAGGTTCCTATTACAGATGTGTGGTTTGAATCTTCCTGCAGTTCCCAAATTCGGATTTTggggtttggattgcaaaaattatatgattttagctgtttttaaagatttttaacAATAATTAACaatttttttatcaattttaaaccgAACCCAAATCTGAATCTGAACCAgtatttgagggtggttttgccaaacccaAAACATGATGATAAATTActatcaaacccaaaacacggggaTCTGTGCACATCTCTGGTTCCTGTCACTAAACTTGATACAGGCATGTATAAAAGAAAATATACTAAAGAATAAACTATACTGATAAAGCATCGTACAATATTTTGCCCCCAGGGTGGTGATAGGTCCACTTAACAATGTTTCTTCTTTTATCGCTGCCAGACTTGACAGATCACACATTCAAACCATTATATATGTACTTGTTTAAAATATGAGCAAAATGTGAGCAAAGTTTAAATCAAATACATTCTAACTTCTATACAATCTTTATCAGGTGGAATGTGAAGAACCGATGTTTTATGCATCACTTAATCTCAGTCCTAAAAGACCTGGGAGAAAACGAAAGAAGAAAACGAGGCCAATCAGTAACCCAAGTTGTGCAGAAGACAAATCGGCCAGTACAAATAATATTTTGTCAACTTCCAGTATATACTTGAACAGTGAGCAGCTAACAGCTGAATGCATAGCTGGAAATGATTTGTTGCATGATGACCCAGTCAAAGTTTACCACTTGTTAAAGAAGACAAGAAATAACATGGCTATGGAAGACAAAAATCAAGTTTGAATGGGCAAACTGAGATAAACAGGAATTTTCCTTCTAGAGCATTCTACATTATAGCAAAATTTCAATTTATAATATTTGTAATGTAAGTTGTGAGTGAATTGGTTAGTGGATCCTGCATATGAATAGACATGTTGCCTGCAAATCAACTTTGTCACTTGCATCGAAAAAACAAAGAATGtagttaacccagtggttcccaaacttttttgagtcacggcaccctagtgtataagaattgttttcacggcacccctaggccaaaagtttcttattgaaaaattcagaaaaaatatattaaattacgTAAACCATgcgtatatgtcatccttaggttcagttatgtggcgagggacaggattcacttctgtttgtccacatttgtTATGATGGGAAGCCCCAAACACTGGTTCTGTCTATTTCAtagaccataaataattagaattggtcctggaccaccaacccaggacacccctgcaagtaccctgaggcaccccagggtgagaACAACTGATCTAACCAtatactaaaatatatttcatatacTATTTATAAATCTACAATTGTGCTGATTAGGGCTGATTTTCCCTGAAGAATCTGAAGATGATGGAACAACTACAGTACAATCTTGAGTTTTAATCATTTGTACAAAGAAACAGTTATCAAGCCTACATTTTAAGATGCCAGTGAAGACCTGCTATTATCGTTTTCATTACTTTAGCACAGTTTACGTGAACACGGGGACATGTTTATAACATGTGCCATGGGTTGGTGTCTAACAtcagtgtaaacttacctggcacctTCACTGTTTGTTTgttctgctcatttgtttatgtactttgtaaggttctgtgaacccttgtggcgccatataaataaaggacaataataataGTTATGTGTAACACGTTTGGGAAGAGATAGCACTTTAGCACTGTCCTGAGTCTGATCCAAATAGTATGGGGTTGAGGTACAATTAGGTACCAGGTATTGATATGAAGAATATTAAGGTATGAGTTGGGAGATGAGTACACTTAAGTGCTGCCAGTCTAAACGCGATCGGCACCTGTAAACATATAAGAGTAAGAGGGGAGGAGGACGGCGCAGATAAGTGAGTCAAACCACTATATCACACTACTGTAGCTACAATAGGAGTATTAAAATTAATAGCACACTGTGTATACTGGTTGTGCTGGTAGGTAAGTTGATATGAAACTATTAGAGACTAATTATATATAACAGTAGTTTATTATATTAAAGCAGTACTGGTGGTATAAAAACAATAGAATACGATTTGCAGATGTGGATGAATGTTACCAGTCTTAAGTATATGTTAAGTATGGGCTCAACGAGTGAGCCCAGTATGCTCCAACATATATGTGATTcagttgtgtatgtgtatgtttcaTCAAATGCTGTTCTATGTTATGATGCAAGAGGGAAATAGAAAGTCACAGACAAATGGGTATAATTACAGGGAGGCAATCaccagaccgcctgtcgggatcccggtggtcataatgctgatgccggaatcccgacaggcggtgaaatggtGAAATGCCACTGCTGAAATACCGGTGACACAggatattcttcctctatgggtgtccatgacacccatagagggagaatataacctgtggccagCGCTTTCTAGTGcccgccccactgctggcatactggtggtcgGGTCCCaatgtcaggatcatgacagccttGTCCTTTACTATATTAGACCACATCTTTCCACCAGCTTAAGAGGGACCTCTGAGATAAGGTAGATATATCTGCCCGATCCGTTGTGACTAACTTTACATGCGTCACCACACTGGCTTGTGCAGCAAGTGAACGGAGGGACAGCTGACTACCCATACACACAGCCCAATGCACAGATGACGCCAAAGTGAAGGAACAAATGAGTGTGTTGCACTAGTCATCTCTATGGAATAAGGACATCCAAGGTCTGAAGTGGAGGACGTTTGTGATTACTCACATCCAAGTGATATACATGCCTGTTTATTTCTTTTGAATGTGAGTGCAAATGCTCAGCAAATTCATCAATTGGTTATATACATTATTGCACTATATTTTCTCATCTTTTATTTTGGGTTACCATCTCGAGAATTGAACAGATGAACAAATTAAACAAGATTAAAAGAAATCTCTGATTCATCATACAGATCTTCAATGAACTGACTTATTACATAAGGAAGGTTTTCTTTCTGTTAGGGGACGCAAATCCTCATTTATATCTGTGTTGCATGGAATCCTAATCAGCGCCTATTGAAGTCTATTTTGTTTGTCTCTACCTACGGTTCTGAAGTTGTGGTGTAACTTCTCATAGACCTCTTGGTTGTTGGTGTGGTGCGCCTATTCATTGATCATCCACTCTTCACTGTCTCTACCATTAGGcaactttaggcggctgcctagggacgccagccactggagggcatcactgaattcatctagcaaaaaaatgaaggatgtctctgtatgcaggtCAATAATGAACTTTATGGAACACAATATGGAGCACACAAATatatgatgccggaatcccgacagccaagatcCTGAATGATTGTATGTCGGGGAGGGTtactagggttaggcttcggggagggtCAGGATAAGGATAAGGGATAAGGTAAATTAATTTCATTTAAAAAGTCTATATTATGGTGGTCGGGATGCAGCTGTTAGTTTTCTGACtggcggcatcccatacccaactccAATTAAATATCCCTTCaataccccatatacagtattatacagtctataaagaatagatggcactcaatgacttttacagtgaaagtatattgtgcacaaagtcacaaaattttgtgaccgcTAACAAtatatttatcactttaaaagtcttgagtgttgtcccttttctctgtatatgtataatgatgcaattcaccccagcccacttaGTGGCTACCTGCATCTCTCCTctgaggggtggtggtggtggggtttgcaggttagggggtgctaggctgaagctttgcctagggtgcagagagttcttgcaccagccctggttccacttaagggccccatacaccagtatgataatgcccgatttcatccaattccgacgtttcgggatgataaatcggatgaaaacagGCAAATCGCATGTGTTTTACTTCCGATCCGATGCGAGGTCCCATGAGCATCGGATTGGAGCCCCTAGACCGGTAGTTCTGCACTAAAGATATCTCggatcccacaggcatggctgggatcgcatacgatacatcatatGCAGAAGGACCGAATATGATGTATCGAatgcgatcctgccgcctgggaagctgccgggaggttcaagggaaatcttatgtgaCTTGtgggtccgacatgtcgctgtagtgaaTGGAGTCCTTTACTGTACAAATAAACAATAAACAGAACATAACATAAGTGTTGAGAATGTATCCTATAATGCCTACCAGAGGTACAAATGCACATGGCATATAACTCAACCACAGCACTGGAAGGTGATTTTCCTGCAAAGTTCCTCCTCCTAGGAGTATATTTGctaaaacttctaaaaatgaaaagtggtgatgttgcccatagcggagaaggaggaggagctgTGAGGAGGAGTGATGCTGCGCTGTGAGGAGAAATGCAGCtgatccggaaccggaagtggtcCACGGGTGCACGTGTGAATGTGGTGCCAGTGAGGGAGGCCTGGAGCGGGTGCCAATGAGAGGGTCAGAGCCGCTGCTGAGCAGAGCGGGAGCCGGAGAGGTGACCGGAGCAGTTGCTAAGCAGAGCGTGCAGCAAGGGTGAAAGAACTGCCGCTTCCGTTCTGTGTGTAAGTTTGTGAGAGGGCctgcgttttgtgttttgtgtatgtgtgagtgtatcCCAGGTGCTGACCACTGCCGTGGCCGGGCCGAGAGCTGCTGCGGCCACAGCCTGCCTGAGGGGGATCAGAGCCTACTGCTCCTGCTGCTGCCAGAAGGAGCTTCTTAAGGGTGCCAGAGACTGCTGCTGCAGCTACCAGAGGAGTGTGACAGAGGGGGCCGGTGACTGCTGACGTTGCTGCTGCTACTAGGGAAGATAAGTATAAGCTTAACTACATTATTGTATAAGTGACTTTTTTTCTCTGTCCTTCTGTGGCTCCCCTTGTCCTTGATTGTATTGTTTTATCATTTACTGTTCCGTtattgaatattgtttctcttcacagctaagCTACAGTACTGTATTGTTTTGCATAAAAttgaattgttttcttttttttaaggtaacagggagttagactttacaaacaaaatgggtggggccgtgattgagaatctcactcagtgcatgtcgtgcatgatgtatgcgcacctggagcaatggACCTAGTGTGAACACATCTGCGCGAGGAATGTacgaacggctgccctggaagcccaggtaactgatctagagcaaactgttacgcgaatgagggatattcacaatctcgagcaaagcttagatagaacggtggaggagttgcaggggggggacaccggtagacgaggaaaaccaggtagccagctgggttacAGTTAGAAGGAAAAGAGGGGGATCCacaacatctctgaactaccaaaccccaataaattcgcccgATTGGACAAAGATTCGGAGTATGTTACTGTAGTGAGGAAATGAcgaagctggaggagactgttccctctagcaaccagaggagcggtccctccgacAAAGATGGGACAAAAGAAAGATAGGTACCTAGTCATTgtagtggtaggggattctataatcaggaagacagatagggcaatctgctaccgggaccatgatcgccatacagtctgttgtctctcgggtatggcacatcacggaccgggtagacagattgttgggaggggctgggaaagacccggcggtcttggtgcacattggcatcaacaacaaagttagtggtaggtgggatttccttaagaaagattatagggatttaggccagaaactaaaggcaaggacatctaagttagtattctctgaaatattacccatgctacgcactagcccagggaggcagagggagattagggaggtaaatgtgtggctcagagactggtgtaggaaaggggtttgtgttcctagaacattgggcggacttctcagtcaggcgccatcttttttgttgttaTGTAtttcacctgaatgaggagggggcagcaatgctggggggtaggatggttagaaggttgggagTAGGTTTAAAATAGgtccctggggggagggtttagctagaaactacgggtcatgcagttagaatagtaaggatggagttagtaaatgaaatgggggtggagaagggggagggaaagagcagccggtaagggtataaacatgggtactaacaagggcattaccaaaggtattgccaaaacactaatgatggttatttatttatttattaacagtttcttatatagcgcaatattccgttgcactttacaattagaacaacagtaatagaacaaaactaggtaaaaaaacagacagacatagaggtagtaaAGGCCCTGTTTGCAAATTTACAATCTATGGGATTATGGGTCATCATTACTGCATATATAAAattatgtccctagcacaaggggaaatacttatcttaattgtatgtatgtaaactctagaagccttacaggtaaaaagggtgaACCAGAAGTCCTtgtagcaagcaaacagtatgatactataggcttactgaaacttggtgggacaaatctcatgattggatggtcaatctagagggttatacgctgttcaggagagatagattaaataaacagggtggagggtatgtctttacgtaaagacatttttaaaacctgatatacaggaagatattcacaaggggactgtaaatactgttgagacgttatgggtagaaattgcatgcaggggtaagggaacaaaaaagatagtattggggctatgctacaagtcgcatggtattaatgtgtctgatgaggaaatatTACTGAAGCAAACaactgaaaaagcagcaggagtaggagaagtaatagtgatgggagattttaactatccggagataaattggacaaacaagtcatgtgatactgctaggggtaatatgtttttaaacatactAAATGCTAacaacttacttcaactaatcgaggaaccaactaggcacaatgcactcttagacctggtattaactaacaatggggaactgatatcaaatattatagtaggggagcccatgggaaacagcgatcacaatatggtcacattcaatatcagttttcagaagaagtcctatattggctcaactaggactctaaactttagcaaagccaactttgacatgatgagggaagctttaagggacattgaatgggaaattttgtttcaaagaAAAACTACTACTGAGAAATGGGTCACTGCCTGTTAATATTActtgcaaatttattcccatggttaAAATCACTGCTTGTTAATATTActtgcaaatttattcccatgggcagcaaacaaaggactaacaattccaaaccaatgtggcttaacaaaaatattaaggaacTAATGAGCAAaagaaggcgagcattcaaaaaaatacaaatcagatgggaatgcagagtcattccagcactacaaGGATTgtaaaaaaatatgcaaaaaaagaaatacgagcggctaaagtagaaactgaaaagctagtagcaaaggaaagcaaatcacatccccaaatattttttttaaatatatcaacagcaaaagattaaagaaggagagtaaagGCCCTTTAAAAATCaaactgggagtcttaatcaaaaacgataatgacattgcggacaaattaaatgagttttCTCATCGGTATTCACAAGAGAAGACCAgatgcagggactaacacacaatctcaacaaagataatgtctcactgctaagtgcttatttaagtgaggaggtagtctgagaccgattaaaaaaaattaagattaataagtcacctggtcccaacggaattcacccaagggttctcatggagcttcactctgaactagcaagtccGCTATTTTTAATCTttgatgactcacttacatcaggcatggttcccaaagactggcgtatatagCGGACGTAGTGGTGATATTCAATAAGGGAAGTAAAGCTTTACCGGGTAATTATAGATCAGTtattcttacatctatagtggggaaagtagatattctaagggatagtatatagAAGTTCATTGAagacaataaggttattaataggaaccaacatggatttgtgaaggatagatcatgtcaaacaaacttactaggcttttatgaaacagttagtgcaaaccttgatcagggtaaggaggtggatgtaatctttttagactttgctaaagcttttgacactgtaccgcacaagagacttatctataagttacaagaactagagctagggagcacaatatgcacttgggtcaaatatTGGTTAtaaaatagggagcagcgcgttgtggaaaATTGAACTTTTTtagattggactgaagtactaagtggtgtgccacaggggtctgtacttggaccacaattgttcaacattttcattaacgatctagcagtagatctagagagcatggtgtcaatttttgcagacgataccaaattgtgtaaggttataaatacggagggagatgctgagtctcttcagaacgacttattattattattctttatttatatggcgccacaagggttccgtagcgcccaattacagagtacataaacaaataatcaaacaggaaaacagcaacttacagttgatgacagtataggacaagtacagggtaaataaacatagctacatcagcagatgacactggaataagtatcaggtggcagaagactcctggatttggtgcagttgaagaatattaaattgaaagcatgggcagcaaaatggagaattagCTTcactacagacaagtgtaaggtaatgcactttggtagcaagaacaaaaataacacctacctactaaatgggttaaaattaggggattctgtactggaaaaagacttatgtgttcacatagatagcaaattaagcagcagtaaccaaagtaggattgcaacaaagaaggctaacaaggtattagcatgtataaaatggggaactgatgcaagggatgagagtgttatactcccattatataaatcccaagATCAACACAGAGACTcttggttagaggagaggagatttcgcacacagagatgtaaaggtttcttcacagtaaggacaatacattttTGGAATTcagtgcctgagagagtagtaatggcggacttggtcaacacttttaagaatgggctagataaatacctaatggataaggatatacagggttatggtgcgtagtcacgcactatagatatatatttaaaaaaaaaagaggaataaacacaaagGCCGACAACAGACAAGATTAGTCTTAAAAATAATACagggtaggagaccacaaataggttgaactcgatggacaaattgtcttttttcaacctgagaaactatgttactatgtaatcaaTCATATtccgtctatcattttctaggatgcaatagagacgtgatagacagaatctgattgattggttgctatgggtaacatcaccacttttcatttttagaagctttagtaaatttaccctctggAGTTGGCAATGGTGATTCTGCTTTTCCCACACTACTTACCATGTTTCAGTATAATATACCTTTAGAAAACGCGAGTACAGCCGGCAATCTTGCCGATAGTCAGGGGGATTGTACCTTTACCCCAGACCATGCAAGATTGCTGGTACACACTAGCCAATGTCGTGAACGTCAtctcgttctgtccttcattataCTGCATGTCACTGCAAACTACCCTGCAGGCAGATATGAAGATGTGATGAATGACGTAAGGGAGCGcacaatagtgcatacacactagacaatgcggGCAATTTATCATTCCAATTCGGCTCAAAATGACAAATCGTCCAAAATATCGTCT encodes:
- the LOC134994219 gene encoding T-cell receptor-associated transmembrane adapter 1 → MSENCFDLLVPLVIISLAFLISLTINIVHCVMKHRKEKDSKYYSPCNISYDQQYIETNPIYGNLNQSMLDHTDECCYEPMATPQERNRQETQVECEEPMFYASLNLSPKRPGRKRKKKTRPISNPSCAEDKSASTNNILSTSSIYLNSEQLTAECIAGNDLLHDDPVKVYHLLKKTRNNMAMEDKNQV